In Nocardioides sp. W7, the genomic stretch GTCGGGCGACCGGCCGGCAGACGCCGCCAGCGCGTCCCGGGACACGTCGACGTGCACGACCTGACCGCGGGCGTGCACCCCCGTGTCGGTGCGGCCGGCGCAGACCAGCGCGGCCGAGGGGACTCTCAGCGAGGTCGCGAGCGCCGACCCCAGGGTCTCCTGGACGGTCCGCAGCCCGGGCTGCACCGCCCAGCCGTGGAAGTCGGAGCCGTCGTAGGCGAGATCGATCCGGAGCCGCACACCCCCATCCTTCCGTACGCTGGACCCGTGACCTCAGGCCCCGCGATCATCCTGGTCTCCGAGCACCACGCCGACGACCTGCGCGACGCGTTCACCCGCTACGAGCGCGAGTACGACGTCCGCTGCGTCGGCAGCTGCACCGAGGCCGAGGACGCCGCCCGCGACGTGGTCACGGGTGGGAGCACGGTCGCCCTGTTCGTCTCCGACTCGGTGCTCCCGGACTGCCACGTCCTCGAGGGCTTCCACCGCTGGCGCTCCGTCGTCCCGAACGCCCGGCGGATGATCGCCGCGCACTGGGACCGGTTCCTCGTCGACGGACCGGCGCTGCGCGCGGGCATGGCCAAGGGCAAGTACGACGCCTACCTGCTGATGCCGCGCGGCATCCGCGACGAGGAGTTCCACAACGCCGTCACCGACCTGCTCAGCGACTGGGGCTCCACCGTCGCCGACCCGGAGGTCGTCTCGGTCAAGATCATCAGTCCGGTCCAGGACGGGGAGGTGCTGGCGATCCGCGACTTCCTCGACCGGATGGGCATGGCCAGCCGGGTCTACTCCCCCGACCACGAGGTGGCCCGGCACGTGCGGGCCGACTTCCCGCCGGATGCGGCGTACCCCCTGGTCTGGACGGCGAACCGGACGCCCGTCGAGTCCGCGACGGTCCGCAAGGTCGCGATGAGCATGTACGGCGCCCCCAGCGACCTCCAGGTCGACGGGGTGCTCGACGGCACCGTCGACGTCTGCGTCGTCGGTGGCGGACCCGCCGGGCTGGCGGCCGCCGTGTACGCCGCCTCCGAGGGGCTGTCCTGCGTGGTGCTGGAGGCCGAGGCGATCGGCGGGCAGGCCGGCACCAGCTCGATGATCCGCAACTACCTGGGCTTCCCCCGTGGCATCTCGGGGATGCGGCTGGCCATGCGGGCGCGCAACCAGGCGATCCGGTTCGGCACCCAGTTCGTCACCGGCTGGACGGTCCAGGGTCTCCGGCCCGGTGCCGAGGGCGCTCCGCACCTGGTCCGCACCGAGGGCGGCGACGTCAGTGCCCGCTCGGTGGTGATCGCCAGCGGCGTCGCCTACCGCAAGCTGCGCGTCGAGCCGCTGGAGCAGCTGGTCGGGAGCGGCGTCTTCTACGGCGCCGCGATGACGGCGGCCCGCGAGATGGAGGACCAGGACGTCTTCGTCGTCGGCGGCGGCAACTCGGCCGGCCAGGCGGCCGTCCACCTCTCCCGCTTCGCCCGCTCGGTCACCATCCTCATCCGGCGCCCCGACTTGGCCGAGACCATGTCGCAGTACCTCATCGGCGAGATCGACTACAACCCCCGCATCGCCGTCCAGACCTGCACCCAGGTCGTCGACGGCGGCGGTGACGGCCGGCTCGAGTGGCTCTGCCTGGAGGACACCCGCACCGGCGAGCGCACCAAGCGCGACGCCGGCGGCCTGTTCCTGCTGCTGGGCGCGGAGCCGCACTGCGACTGGGTGCCCGACGAGGTCGCCCTCGACGAGAACGGCTTCGTGCTCACCGGCCGCGACATCCCCCGCGAGCATTGGGTCGACGGCGTACCCCCGGCGAGCCTGGCGACCACCGTCCCCGGCGTCTTCGCCGCCGGCGACGTCCGCTCGGGGTCGATGAAGCGGGTCGCCGCCGCCAGCGGCGAGGGCGCCAGCGTCGTCCCGCTCGTGCACCGCTGGCTCGCCCCCGCGGAGGCCTGAGGGGCCGAGAGCCGGGGTAGTCCGTCACACCAGGGGGGTCGACGGCCCGAAACACCCCGCTGGTGTGACGGAGTACCCCGCCGCCGTCAGCCCAGCTCGTGGCGGTACGGCGGGTCCGCCCCGGGCCGGGCGACGACCAGCGCAGCGGCCTGGACCGCGTGCCGGAGCAGGGCCGCCCGGTCCACGTCGCGCAGCTGGGCGAGCGCGGGGCGGGCCTCCGCGCCCAGCAGCCCGCGGGTCCACAGTCCGTCGACGAGCGCCGCCCCGAAGGTGTCTCCGGCACCGATCGTGTCGACCACGACACTGACCTGGGCCGGCACGTCGATGGTTCCATCGGCGGCCACCCAGGTCGCCCCGTCGGCCCCGCGGGTGATCACCACGGCGCTCGGGCCGAGGGCGAGGAGGCGCCGGGCGGCGGTCACCGGGTCGGCGTCCGGGTGCAGCGCCGCCAGGTCCTCGTCGCTGGCCTTGACCAGGTCGGCGTGCGCGGCGACCGCCTCGACCGCGGCCAGCAGGTCCGGGCCGGTGCCGGTGATCGCCGGGCGGGCGTTGACGTCGTACGTCACCGTCGCGTGCGGGCGCATCCGCGCCAGCAGCTCGACCACCTGCGCGGCTCCCGGCTGCAGCACGGCACCGATCGAGCAGGCGTGCACCACCAGCGGTCGCGGCTCGTCGGGCACCTCACCGATCCGCCACTCCAGGTCGAACTCGTAGCTCGCCGACCCGTCGTCGGCCAGCGTCGCCAGCGCCGTCGCGGTCCGCGCGATCACCTCCGGCTCGGAGGCCAGCCGCACGCCGTCCCGCCCGATGTGGGCCGCCACCAGCCCGCCGTACCTGTCGTCGGCCAGCGCCGTCGCGAACCGCACCGGCCGCCCGAGGCGGGCCAGCGCGACGGCCACGTTGGCCGCGCTCCCGCCCGCGTGCTCGGCGACCGAGCCGTCGGCCCGTCGGACGACGTCGACCAGGGACTCCCCCACCACCAGCACGTCACGCTCCGCCACCCCTGCACACTAGGCCCATGCAGGTGCACCCGCTCGACGCCGACGACGCGACCCCGCCGTACGAGCAGCTGCGCAGCCAGCTCGCCACCCGGGCCGCGTCCGGTGACCTGCCGGCCGGCACCCGGCTGCCCACGGTGCGGGGCCTCGCCGCCGAGCTCGGGGTCGCCGCCGGCACCGTGGCGCGCGCCTACCGCGAGCTCGAGGCCGACGGAGTCGTGGTGACGGAGGGGCGCCGCGGGACGTTCGTGGCCGCGACCCGGGCGGCCGCCTCGGCCGACGCGCACGCGGCCGCACGGGAGTACGCCGCCGTCGCCCGCCGGCTCGGCCTCACCCGGGCCGAGGCGGGCCGGCTGCTCGACGAGGCGTGGTGACCGCGCCGGCGTGATGCCGGCGCGGTCCGGAGACGACACCGGCCCGCCACCCTGACGGGTGGCGGGCCGGTGTGCGGCAGTGCGGGCGGATCAGGCCTTAGGGTCGTCCTCGGCCTCGGGGGCCTCGACCTCGGTGCCCTCGACCGGAGTCTCCTCGGCGATGACGCTCTCCTCGGGCGACGCCTCCTCGGTCAACGCGGTGGGGGCGTCCTCGGCCACGGTCTCCTCGGCCGGAGCCTCCTCGACGGCGGCGGGCGCCGGGGCGGCCGTCTTCGTCTGGGGGGCCTTCGGGCTGTACGCCTCGGTCACCAGCTCGATGACCGCCATGGGGGCGTTGTCGCCCTTGCGGGGGCCGATCTTGGTGATCCGGGTGTAGCCGCCCGGACGCTCCGAGAAGGTCGGTGCGATCTCGGTGAAGAGCACGTGCACGACGCCCTTGTCGCGGATGGTCTTGAGGACCTCGCGACGGTTGTGCAGGTCGCCCTTCTTGGCCTTGGTGATCAGCTTCTCCGCGTGCGGACGCAGCGCGCGCGCCTTCGCCTCGGTCGTGGTGATCCGGCCGTGCTCGAAGAGCTGGGTGGCCAGGTTCGCCAGGATGAGGCGCTGGTGCGCCGGGCTGCCGCCGAGGCGGGGACCCTTGGTGGGCTTAGGCATGTCTCTCTCGTTCCTCCCCGGCCGTGTCAGGTACCGAGGTAGTAGGCCGGCGGGCGATCCCGCCGGTCAATGATGATGATGCTTCAGGTGATACACGCCCGCCCGGGCCGGATCCACGAGGTACGGCCCGAAGGCCGCCAGCGAACCTCAGCCCGAGCGGACGTCAACCGCGAGCGCGGCAGCGCGGGCGCGACGAAGGAGCGACGCGCTCGCGCCATTCAACTCAGTACTGCTCGTCCTCGACGAACGCGTCGTCGTCGTCGTCGCCGTACGCCGCCAGGGCCGCGTGCGGGTCGAAGCCGGGCGCGCTGTCCTTGAGGGACAGACCCATCTCGACCAGCTTGGCCTTGACCTCGTCGATCGACTTCGCACCGAAGTTGCGGATGTCGAGCAGGTCCTGCTCCGAGCGGCTGATGAGCTCACCCACGGTGTGGATGCCCTCGCGCTTGAGGCAGTTGTAGGAGCGGACGGTCAGCTGCAGGTCCTCGACCGGGAGGGCGAGGTCGGCAGCCAGCTGCTCGTCGACGGGCGACGGGCCGATGTCGATGCCCTCGGCCTCGACGTTCAGCTCGCGTGCGAGACCGAACAGCTCGACCAGGGTCTTGCCGGCCGAGGCGATCGCGTCGCGGGGACGGATCGACGGCTTGGTCTCGACGTCGATGACCAGCTTGTCGAAGTCCGTGCGCTGCTCGACACGGGTGGCCTCGACCTTGTAGGTGACCTTGAGGACCGGGCTGTAGATCGAGTCGACCGGCATCCGGCCGATCTCGTTGTCCGCGCCCTTGTTCTGCACGGCCGAGACGTAGCCGCGGCCGCGCTCGACGACGAGCTCCATCTCCAGCTTGCCCTTGTCGGACAGGGTGGCGAGCTTCAGCTCGGGGTTGTGCACCTC encodes the following:
- a CDS encoding GntR family transcriptional regulator; this translates as MQVHPLDADDATPPYEQLRSQLATRAASGDLPAGTRLPTVRGLAAELGVAAGTVARAYRELEADGVVVTEGRRGTFVAATRAAASADAHAAAREYAAVARRLGLTRAEAGRLLDEAW
- a CDS encoding FAD-dependent oxidoreductase, with product MTSGPAIILVSEHHADDLRDAFTRYEREYDVRCVGSCTEAEDAARDVVTGGSTVALFVSDSVLPDCHVLEGFHRWRSVVPNARRMIAAHWDRFLVDGPALRAGMAKGKYDAYLLMPRGIRDEEFHNAVTDLLSDWGSTVADPEVVSVKIISPVQDGEVLAIRDFLDRMGMASRVYSPDHEVARHVRADFPPDAAYPLVWTANRTPVESATVRKVAMSMYGAPSDLQVDGVLDGTVDVCVVGGGPAGLAAAVYAASEGLSCVVLEAEAIGGQAGTSSMIRNYLGFPRGISGMRLAMRARNQAIRFGTQFVTGWTVQGLRPGAEGAPHLVRTEGGDVSARSVVIASGVAYRKLRVEPLEQLVGSGVFYGAAMTAAREMEDQDVFVVGGGNSAGQAAVHLSRFARSVTILIRRPDLAETMSQYLIGEIDYNPRIAVQTCTQVVDGGGDGRLEWLCLEDTRTGERTKRDAGGLFLLLGAEPHCDWVPDEVALDENGFVLTGRDIPREHWVDGVPPASLATTVPGVFAAGDVRSGSMKRVAAASGEGASVVPLVHRWLAPAEA
- a CDS encoding DNA-directed RNA polymerase subunit alpha — encoded protein: MLIAQRPTLSEESVDEFRSRFVIEPLEPGFGYTLGNSLRRTLLSSIPGASVTSIKVDGVLHEFSTIEGVKEDITEVILNLKGLVVSSEHDEPVTMYLRKSGAGDVTGADITPPAGVEVHNPELKLATLSDKGKLEMELVVERGRGYVSAVQNKGADNEIGRMPVDSIYSPVLKVTYKVEATRVEQRTDFDKLVIDVETKPSIRPRDAIASAGKTLVELFGLARELNVEAEGIDIGPSPVDEQLAADLALPVEDLQLTVRSYNCLKREGIHTVGELISRSEQDLLDIRNFGAKSIDEVKAKLVEMGLSLKDSAPGFDPHAALAAYGDDDDDAFVEDEQY
- the rplQ gene encoding 50S ribosomal protein L17, which codes for MPKPTKGPRLGGSPAHQRLILANLATQLFEHGRITTTEAKARALRPHAEKLITKAKKGDLHNRREVLKTIRDKGVVHVLFTEIAPTFSERPGGYTRITKIGPRKGDNAPMAVIELVTEAYSPKAPQTKTAAPAPAAVEEAPAEETVAEDAPTALTEEASPEESVIAEETPVEGTEVEAPEAEDDPKA
- a CDS encoding PfkB family carbohydrate kinase, translated to MAERDVLVVGESLVDVVRRADGSVAEHAGGSAANVAVALARLGRPVRFATALADDRYGGLVAAHIGRDGVRLASEPEVIARTATALATLADDGSASYEFDLEWRIGEVPDEPRPLVVHACSIGAVLQPGAAQVVELLARMRPHATVTYDVNARPAITGTGPDLLAAVEAVAAHADLVKASDEDLAALHPDADPVTAARRLLALGPSAVVITRGADGATWVAADGTIDVPAQVSVVVDTIGAGDTFGAALVDGLWTRGLLGAEARPALAQLRDVDRAALLRHAVQAAALVVARPGADPPYRHELG